One stretch of Deltaproteobacteria bacterium GWA2_45_12 DNA includes these proteins:
- a CDS encoding aspartate 1-decarboxylase, whose amino-acid sequence MLFQILKSKIHRALVTDANVDYEGSVTLDLDLMEAAGLMTHEMVHIWDVTTGDRLYTYVMLPAPRGSGTVCINGSAAHRIKKGHIVILTSFVNLTLEEYKTHKAKKVLVDKNNKIVKVKEE is encoded by the coding sequence ATGCTATTTCAAATTCTCAAATCAAAAATCCACCGGGCCTTGGTGACTGACGCCAATGTCGACTATGAAGGGTCTGTCACCCTCGATCTAGACCTTATGGAAGCCGCCGGCCTCATGACCCACGAAATGGTCCATATTTGGGATGTCACGACAGGCGACAGGCTTTATACCTATGTCATGCTCCCCGCCCCAAGGGGTTCAGGCACGGTATGCATTAATGGCTCTGCCGCCCATCGCATCAAAAAAGGGCACATCGTTATTTTAACCAGCTTTGTCAACCTCACCCTGGAAGAATACAAAACACACAAGGCCAAAAAAGTGCTCGTCGATAAAAACAATAAAATTGTTAAAGTGAAGGAAGAATAA